One genomic region from Paroceanicella profunda encodes:
- a CDS encoding phage head completion protein has protein sequence MSARRARLAFDRPTRSPAPGGGFIEGWEEVFTCRAGLSVAMTPPQSAELGDRVSAGAVAAPVAGLVTVRAAAATRAVQDGWRIRDIGRGAPGRVLAIRNVSPALPGATSITLGVVWNAPGEAGS, from the coding sequence ATGAGTGCCCGCCGCGCGCGCCTCGCCTTCGACCGGCCCACGCGCAGCCCCGCGCCGGGCGGTGGCTTCATCGAGGGCTGGGAGGAGGTGTTCACCTGCCGCGCCGGGCTCTCGGTGGCAATGACGCCGCCGCAGAGCGCCGAGCTGGGCGACCGCGTCTCGGCCGGGGCGGTGGCCGCCCCCGTCGCCGGGCTGGTGACGGTGCGCGCCGCCGCGGCCACACGGGCCGTGCAGGACGGCTGGCGCATCCGCGACATCGGCCGCGGGGCGCCGGGCAGGGTGCTCGCGATCCGCAACGTGTCGCCCGCGCTGCCGGGCGCCACGTCGATCACGCTGGGCGTGGTCTGGAACGCCCCGGGGGAGGCAGGCTCATGA
- a CDS encoding GTA-gp10 family protein — MAHGDIAITLAGRGYALRPTFGAAREIERRTDFALAELCQVHRAGRLKYEEAATIIWAGAEAAGERFNVDDVAEAVFMVRITDPALREAIGLFLLALLWSPETARKKWLEETGAADPTG; from the coding sequence ATGGCGCACGGGGACATCGCGATCACGCTCGCGGGGCGCGGCTATGCGCTGCGCCCGACCTTCGGCGCCGCCCGCGAGATCGAGCGGCGCACGGACTTCGCGCTGGCCGAGCTCTGCCAGGTGCACCGCGCCGGCCGGCTGAAGTACGAGGAGGCGGCCACCATCATCTGGGCCGGCGCCGAGGCGGCGGGCGAGCGCTTCAACGTCGATGACGTGGCCGAGGCGGTGTTCATGGTGCGGATCACCGACCCGGCGCTGCGCGAGGCCATCGGCCTCTTCCTCCTCGCGCTGCTCTGGTCGCCGGAGACCGCCCGAAAAAAGTGGCTCGAGGAGACCGGCGCGGCCGATCCGACTGGCTGA